The following are from one region of the Dreissena polymorpha isolate Duluth1 chromosome 2, UMN_Dpol_1.0, whole genome shotgun sequence genome:
- the LOC127865578 gene encoding fibropellin-1-like, whose product MAALYFSCLIMILWPLHTACWDGNEHSHNTPCDYCKNGGSCEYSGHRDIWCHCQSGYTGDRCEDVVHGNGNSVEKCETRIPCQNGGTCYFDQNHQPICNCVPGYTGPLCAASVTITTITAISTTAAIITATSTTAATTTAISTTTATTPSTTTGSTIWTATNPACVNYDNSVHPCKDNSACTLPHVKGVICPDLNEAHYCPVTCGCCNNATTTTIMP is encoded by the exons ATGGCAGCGTTATATTTCAGTTGCCTTATAATGATTCTCT GGCCCTTGCATACAGCCTGTTGGGATG GGAACGAACACTCGCACAACACCCCCTGCGATTACTGCAAAAATGGTGGAAGTTGCGAATATAGCGGTCATCGTGATATATGGTGCCATTGTCAATCCGGTTACACTGGCGATCGGTGTGAAG ATGTAGTGCACGGGAATGGTAACTCAGTTGAAAAATGCGAAACACGTATTCCCTGTCAAAATGGCGGGACCTGCTACTTCGACCAGAATCATCAACCAATATGTAACTGTGTGCCCGGTTATACTGGACCGCTATGTGCAG CCTCCGTCACAATCACAACCATCACTGCCATCTCCACCACCGCGGCTATCATCACTGCCACCTCCACCACCGCGGCTACCACCACTGCCATCTCCACCACCACTGCTACCACTCCTTCCACGACAACAGGATCTACAATATGGACAGCTACAAACCCGGCCTGTGTCAACTACG ATAATTCGGTACACCCTTGCAAAGACAACTCTGCTTGCACTCTTCCACATGTGAAGGGAGTTATATGCCCGGACCTAAACGAGGCGCACTACTGTCCAGTCACGTGCGGCTGCTGCAACAATGCTACGACAACCACAATAATGCCATAG
- the LOC127865575 gene encoding delta-like protein 4 isoform X1, which produces MDLTFVFISLCILFSAADSKSCEEHNPCQNGATCYMDEENAQCQCPPGYRGAHCEHSKICGEHNPCQNGATCYMDGEHAQCQCPPGYRGAHCEHVPPCIKQCQHGGTCYKDINHIDRCHCKVGYIGDHCEVADQCEIHIHCENGGSCYWDSNHVPMCHCPAGYGGYLCRFAEPCAHHIHCENGGSCYWDSNHVAMCHCPAGYGGHRCKGQSSTPTTSHITSSLSATTTTSSSQTQTTQGQSSTTTTISNTTNSLSTTSTTSGSQIQTTQGLISTTRNPACSNYDPVSHPCKDNSACSLPHVDRVICPDPNEAHYCPIKCGCC; this is translated from the exons ATGGATTTAACATTTGTATTCATAAGTCTCT GTATCTTATTTTCTGCTGCTG ATTCAAAGAGTTGCGAAGAACACAACCCTTGTCAGAATGGAGCGACCTGCTACATGGACGAAGAGAATGCACAGTGTCAATGTCCTCCAGGGTACAGAGGAGCTCATTGTGAAC ATTCAAAGATTTGCGGAGAACACAATCCTTGCCAGAATGGAGCGACCTGCTACATGGACGGAGAGCATGCACAGTGTCAATGTCCTCCAGGGTACAGGGGAGCTCATTGTGAAC ATGTTCCACCCTGCATTAAACAATGTCAACATGGTGGCACATGTTACAAGGACATAAACCATATAGACAGGTGTCATTGTAAAGTGGGATACATTGGAGATCACTGTGAAG TTGCCGACCAATGTGAGATCCACATCCACTGCGAGAATGGCGGCTCCTGCTACTGGGACAGCAACCATGTACCAATGTGTCACTGTCCAGCAGGGTACGGTGGATATCTATGTAGAT TTGCCGAACCGTGTGCGCACCACATTCACTGCGAGAATGGCGGCTCCTGCTACTGGGACAGCAACCATGTAGCAATGTGTCACTGTCCAGCAGGGTACGGTGGGCATCGATGTAAAG GTCAGAGCTCTACGCCGACGACAAGCCATATAACTAGCTCGTTGTCTGCAACTACAACTACTTCAAGCAGCCAGACTCAAACAACTCAAG GTCAAAGCtcaacgacgacgacgataagCAATACAACTAACTCGTTGTCTACGACTTCAACTACTTCAGGCAGCCAGATCCAGACAACTCAAGGTTTAATATCGACAACTAGAAACCCTGCATGCTCCAATTACG ATCCGGTCAGCCATCCATGCAAAGACAACTCTGCCTGCTCTTTGCCCCACGTGGATAGAGTTATCTGTCCGGACCCGAACGAGGCGCACTACTGTCCGATCAAATGTGGTTGCTGTTAA